A single Struthio camelus isolate bStrCam1 chromosome 8, bStrCam1.hap1, whole genome shotgun sequence DNA region contains:
- the DMRTA2 gene encoding doublesex- and mab-3-related transcription factor A2, translated as MELRSEMPSVPAAPPPVPPSSSVAAAAAAAAATLPVSVAGSLLRAPPLLLRAAEKYPRTPKCARCRNHGVVSALKGHKRYCRWKDCMCAKCTLIAERQRVMAAQVALRRQQAQEENEARELQLLYGTAEGLALAAANGIIPPRPAYEVFGSVCAGAGGEGGAGASDAKMQKFELFPKTLLPSRAVTPQQAGGKPLSPDGESVPGTSSPEARHGSGSENGDGESFLSSPVSKGAKEGEESPGSISPLGSDSGSEADKDEQDPSPSAAGRQRTPIDILTRVFPAHKRSVLELVLQGCGGDVVQAIEQILNNRGPDKGPEEGWARDGTLQGLPPTPAAAAAHHRPLIAGAMAPAIGTLGSRSAFSPLQPNATHFGAEASAYPLGTHLGLNPLRLAYSAHSRGLAFMTPYSTAGLMPTLGFRPPVDYAFSDLMRDRSAVHKEQVYSNGLYGPMVNNTPEKQ; from the exons ATGGAGCTGCGGTCGGAGATGCCCAGcgtgccggccgcgccgccgccggtaCCGCCTAGCAgctcggtggcggcggcggcggcggcggcggcggccacgctACCGGTGAGCGTAGCCGGCAGCCTGCTgcgggcgccgccgctgctgctgcgcgcGGCCGAGAAGTACCCGCGGACGCCCAAGTGCGCGCGGTGCCGCAACCACGGCGTGGTGTCGGCCCTCAAGGGCCACAAGCGCTACTGCCGCTGGAAGGACTGCATGTGCGCCAAGTGCACGCTCATCGCCGAGCGCCAGCGCGTCATGGCGGCCCAGGTGGCGCTGCGCCGCCAGCAGGCGCAGGAGGAGAACGAGGCCcgggagctgcagctgctctaCGGCACGGCCGAGGGgctggcgctggcggccgccAACGGcatcatcccgccgcggcccgcctaCGAGGTCTTCGGCTCCGtctgcgccggggccggcggcgagggaGGCGCCGGCGCCTCGG ACGCCAAGATGCAGAAGTTCGAGCTGTTCCCCAAGACGCTGCTGCCGAGCCGCGCCGTCACCCCGCAGCAGGCGGGCGGGAAGCCCCTGTCCCCGGACGGCGAGTCCGTGCCCGGCACCTCCTCCCCAGAAGCTCGCCACGGCTCGGGCTCGGAGAACGGGGACGGCGAGTCCTTCCTGAGCTCGCCCGTGTCCAAGGGCGccaaggagggggaggagagcccGGGCTCCATCAGCCCGCTGGGCTCGGACTCGGGCTCGGAGGCGGACAAGGACGAGCAGGACCCGTCGCCCTCGGCCGCCGGCCGGCAGCGGACTCCCATCGACATCCTGACGCGCGTCTTCCCGGCGCACAAGCGCAgcgtgctggagctggtgctgcagggCTGCGGCGGGGACGTGGTACAGGCCATCGAGCAGATCCTCAACAACCGCGGCCCGGATAAGGGCCCCGAGGAGGGCTGGGCTCGGGACGGCACCCTGCAAGGCCTGCCgcccacccccgccgccgccgccgcccaccacCGGCCCTTGATAGCCGGCGCCATGGCCCCGGCCATCGGCACCCTGGGCAGCCGCTCGGCCTTCTCGCCCCTGCAGCCCAACGCCACGCACTTCGGGGCCGAGGCCAGCGCCTACCCGCTGGGCACCCACCTGGGACTCAACCCGCTGCGCCTCGCCTACTCGGCGCACAGCCGCGGACTGGCCTTCATGACCCCCTACTCCACGGCCGGGCTCATGCCCACGCTGGGCTTCCGGCCGCCCGTGGACTACGCCTTCAGCGACCTCATGCGGGACCGCTCCGCCGTGCACAAGGAGCAGGTCTACTCCAACGGGCTCTACGGGCCCATGGTCAACAACACCCCCGAGAAGCAATag